A single Limibacillus sp. DNA region contains:
- a CDS encoding patatin-like phospholipase family protein, with amino-acid sequence MAEWQDPAKGKPAPQWRSVVMPILLALALSACGTVPPRNPLPANGGQLASIPGLPENVRFWGDEVPEYMLEILRTASTEEIMEFMPAWAGQEHHFLAISGGGQNGAFGAGLINGWTASGTRPEFLMVTGISTGALSAPFVFLGPDYDDELTAVYTMFSTQDLIDYRYWLEALTSDAVLDTEKLRDIIASFMDDEMMRRLAEENARGRRLFVGTTHLDARRPVVWNITAIASSDYPRKKQLITDVLLASASIPGAFPPVLIDVQSGGKRYDELHVDGGTASQVFVYPPALDFRYFLQRFDSDDPQDVYVIRNSKLTPEWRTVEPNVFSLAKIALESLIRTQGLGDLGQIYQLTIRDGGNYHLAYIPEDFTMKPEEPFDREYMKALYQLGFDLAKNGYPWDSEPPNLRVIEVSEPAPGMDQ; translated from the coding sequence ATGGCGGAGTGGCAGGACCCAGCCAAAGGCAAGCCGGCTCCGCAATGGCGCTCGGTCGTGATGCCCATCCTGCTCGCGCTGGCACTTTCGGCCTGCGGAACGGTACCCCCTCGTAATCCTCTTCCCGCGAACGGCGGCCAACTCGCCAGCATCCCCGGGCTGCCCGAGAATGTCCGTTTTTGGGGCGATGAGGTCCCCGAATACATGCTCGAAATCCTGCGGACGGCGAGCACTGAAGAAATCATGGAATTCATGCCCGCCTGGGCCGGTCAGGAGCACCATTTCCTTGCTATTTCAGGCGGCGGACAGAACGGCGCTTTCGGCGCCGGGCTCATAAACGGGTGGACTGCATCCGGGACCCGGCCGGAGTTCCTCATGGTCACTGGCATAAGCACCGGCGCCCTTTCAGCCCCCTTCGTCTTTCTGGGACCCGACTACGACGACGAACTGACGGCCGTCTACACGATGTTCAGCACTCAGGACCTGATCGACTACAGGTACTGGCTGGAGGCTTTGACGAGCGATGCCGTCCTGGACACGGAGAAGCTCCGCGACATCATCGCCAGTTTCATGGACGACGAGATGATGCGCCGCCTGGCGGAGGAGAACGCCCGGGGACGGCGGCTCTTCGTCGGCACCACGCACTTGGACGCCAGACGCCCGGTGGTCTGGAACATCACGGCGATCGCCTCGAGCGACTATCCGCGCAAAAAGCAGCTCATCACGGACGTCCTTCTGGCCTCCGCATCCATACCGGGCGCATTCCCGCCGGTCTTGATCGATGTTCAGTCCGGCGGCAAGCGCTATGACGAACTCCATGTGGACGGCGGCACCGCCTCACAGGTGTTTGTCTATCCGCCCGCGCTGGACTTTCGGTACTTTCTGCAACGGTTCGATTCAGATGACCCTCAGGACGTCTACGTAATTCGCAATTCCAAGCTGACACCCGAGTGGAGGACGGTCGAGCCGAACGTCTTCAGTCTCGCCAAGATTGCCCTGGAATCGCTGATCCGCACACAAGGTCTCGGAGACCTGGGCCAGATCTACCAACTGACCATCAGGGACGGCGGCAACTACCATCTGGCCTACATCCCGGAGGACTTCACGATGAAGCCGGAAGAACCCTTTGATAGGGAATACATGAAAGCGCTCTATCAACTGGGCTTCGATCTCGCGAAAAACGGCTACCCTTGGGACTCCGAGCCGCCCAACCTGCGAGTAATTGAAGTTTCGGAGCCTGCGCCCGGCATGGACCAATGA
- a CDS encoding DUF2860 family protein — translation MKRFGWQTAPLAIVVLAFGFSAFSSSAQAQQGKPDGGFSGFVSVLLGVAEVESQFQTDDDNRINTSLSSSGESSTVFAPAVPFELAYMVSDWNTQFYAGIPVENLREGAFFQWEAGARYWLADNTRLSASLVAPNLIVDETWSDPFLLNAPRSKTDIDSLGFKLRADNIAGTHWGLRYEFQNKEIDNEQSGQSRGLVPSQLRLLERDANLHRVTATYAWPLGDGWWLRPALRYELADADGDSNSYNALRPEVGFFYGTPSYDLSIDLSYESRWFDEDNPIFGRARDDSTYRVTAAFGYKQPFGWEHFRFDVIGSFAYGDSDIDFYDNQLFYVGSGLTYTF, via the coding sequence ATGAAGCGTTTTGGTTGGCAAACAGCGCCGTTAGCCATTGTCGTGTTGGCTTTCGGTTTTTCTGCATTTTCCTCTTCAGCGCAGGCACAGCAGGGCAAGCCTGATGGCGGTTTCTCGGGCTTCGTTTCAGTGCTGCTTGGCGTTGCAGAGGTCGAGTCGCAGTTCCAGACGGATGACGACAACCGCATCAACACATCGCTCTCAAGCTCCGGAGAGAGCTCTACGGTTTTCGCGCCCGCGGTTCCCTTCGAGCTGGCTTACATGGTGTCGGACTGGAACACCCAGTTCTATGCCGGCATCCCCGTCGAGAACCTGCGCGAAGGCGCGTTTTTCCAATGGGAGGCCGGTGCCCGCTATTGGCTTGCCGACAACACGAGACTGTCAGCGAGCTTGGTCGCGCCGAACTTGATCGTGGACGAAACCTGGTCCGATCCTTTTCTTCTCAACGCGCCGCGCAGCAAGACCGACATTGATTCGCTTGGTTTCAAGCTGCGCGCCGACAACATCGCGGGAACACACTGGGGGCTGCGCTACGAATTCCAGAACAAGGAGATCGACAACGAGCAGAGCGGTCAGTCCAGGGGGCTCGTGCCGAGCCAGCTCCGGCTTCTCGAGCGCGATGCGAACCTGCATCGCGTCACCGCTACCTACGCTTGGCCTCTTGGAGACGGCTGGTGGCTTCGGCCTGCTCTGCGTTACGAACTCGCCGACGCAGACGGCGACTCAAACAGCTACAACGCCCTTCGGCCCGAGGTTGGCTTTTTCTATGGGACGCCTAGCTACGACCTGAGCATTGACCTGTCCTACGAGAGCCGCTGGTTCGACGAAGACAATCCGATCTTTGGTAGAGCACGGGACGATTCGACCTATCGCGTAACGGCGGCCTTCGGATACAAGCAGCCCTTCGGATGGGAGCACTTCCGCTTCGACGTCATCGGGTCCTTCGCCTACGGGGATTCGGACATCGATTTTTATGACAACCAACTCTTTTATGTCGGAAGCGGCTTGACCTACACATTCTGA